One genomic segment of Pseudomonas chlororaphis subsp. aurantiaca includes these proteins:
- a CDS encoding COG3650 family protein has translation MRAARSLVCIALLPLFAGCQMLSVFDGQPRTQSQAGQTRMQGTLTAADGQLLFKPCVGEQRYVVKDNGGTSILQEAASLADQQGTLFADLRGHFSPSKAGGADSEVALSQLYRVERSNDACGDPDFPRLILRASGKAPDWNVDVSAKGMRIERAGQPALALPYLEEQLGDGRFNLSSEANNRHVELWVAPQRCVDSKTGSVQHLTAELRVDGLVQRGCAYFGGSRSD, from the coding sequence ATGCGTGCCGCCCGTTCCCTTGTTTGTATTGCCCTGCTCCCCCTGTTTGCCGGTTGCCAGATGCTGTCGGTGTTCGATGGCCAGCCCCGGACGCAGTCCCAGGCCGGCCAGACCCGCATGCAGGGCACGCTGACCGCCGCCGACGGCCAGTTGCTGTTCAAGCCTTGCGTCGGCGAGCAGCGTTATGTGGTCAAGGACAACGGCGGCACCAGCATCCTCCAGGAAGCCGCCAGCCTGGCCGACCAGCAGGGCACGCTGTTCGCCGACCTGCGCGGGCATTTCTCCCCGAGCAAGGCCGGCGGCGCCGACAGTGAAGTGGCGCTGAGCCAGCTGTATCGCGTCGAGCGCTCGAACGATGCCTGCGGCGATCCCGACTTCCCGCGCCTGATCCTGCGGGCCAGCGGCAAGGCCCCGGACTGGAACGTCGACGTCAGCGCCAAGGGCATGCGCATCGAACGCGCCGGCCAGCCGGCACTGGCGCTGCCTTACCTGGAAGAGCAACTGGGCGACGGCCGTTTCAACCTCAGCAGCGAAGCCAACAACCGCCATGTCGAACTCTGGGTCGCGCCGCAGCGCTGCGTGGACAGCAAGACCGGCAGCGTGCAGCACCTGACGGCGGAACTGCGGGTCGATGGCCTGGTCCAGCGCGGTTGTGCCTATTTCGGCGGCTCGCGTAGCGACTGA
- a CDS encoding short chain dehydrogenase has translation MKILLIGANGIIGSAVDKELSQRHEIIRIGRTSGDFQVDISDSASIRALFEQTGTFDALICAAGNVTFAPLDEMSEQHFALGLQDKLMGQVNLLLIGREFANDGASFTFTSGILNRDPIRSGASAALVNGAIDGFVRATAIELPRGLRVNSVSPTVLEEAMDSYAPYFRGYKPVPGADVALAYAKSVEGLQTGQTFIVG, from the coding sequence ATGAAAATTCTTCTGATCGGCGCCAACGGCATCATAGGTTCAGCGGTCGACAAAGAGCTGTCGCAGCGTCATGAAATCATCCGCATCGGCCGCACCAGCGGTGACTTCCAGGTGGACATCAGCGACAGCGCCTCGATCCGCGCGCTCTTCGAGCAAACCGGCACATTCGACGCGCTGATCTGCGCCGCGGGCAATGTCACCTTCGCCCCGCTGGATGAGATGAGCGAACAGCACTTCGCCCTGGGCCTGCAAGACAAGCTGATGGGCCAGGTCAACCTGCTGCTGATCGGTCGCGAGTTCGCCAACGACGGCGCGTCGTTCACCTTCACCTCCGGCATCCTCAACCGCGACCCGATCCGCAGCGGCGCCTCGGCGGCCCTGGTCAACGGCGCCATCGACGGTTTCGTCCGCGCCACCGCCATCGAGTTGCCACGCGGCCTGCGGGTGAACTCGGTAAGCCCGACCGTGCTGGAAGAAGCCATGGACAGCTACGCCCCGTACTTCCGTGGCTACAAGCCGGTCCCCGGCGCCGACGTGGCGCTGGCCTACGCCAAGAGCGTGGAAGGCCTGCAGACCGGCCAGACCTTTATCGTCGGCTGA
- a CDS encoding LysR family transcriptional regulator: MSEMDDLAAFAVLIEAGSFTLAAQQLGCSKGQLSKRISALEAQFSVVLLQRTTRRLSLTAAGAALLPQAQALLVQVERARQALARLKDDMAGPVRLTVPVSLGETFFEGLLLEFSRQYPEVQIELELNNHYRDLTRDGFDLAIRSEVASDQRLVARPLLAWHEMTCASPAYLEQYGEPLAPRDLAEHRCLLNSHYSGREEWLYHQQHELLRVRVSGPFASNHYNLLKKAALVGAGIARLPSYLLQAELADGRLRGLLRDYQTRSMPMYLVHPYQGGLPRRTQVLADYLIGWFKRSGEALDRL; this comes from the coding sequence ATGAGCGAGATGGATGACCTGGCGGCGTTCGCCGTGCTGATCGAGGCCGGTAGTTTCACCCTGGCCGCCCAGCAATTGGGTTGCAGCAAGGGGCAATTGTCCAAGCGCATCAGTGCCCTGGAGGCACAGTTCTCGGTCGTGCTGTTGCAGCGCACCACGCGGCGCTTGAGCCTGACCGCGGCGGGCGCCGCCTTGTTGCCCCAGGCCCAGGCGCTGCTGGTCCAGGTCGAGCGGGCGCGCCAGGCGCTGGCGCGGCTCAAGGACGACATGGCCGGGCCGGTGCGGCTGACGGTGCCGGTGTCCCTGGGGGAGACCTTTTTCGAGGGCCTGTTGCTGGAGTTCTCCCGGCAGTATCCCGAGGTGCAGATCGAGCTGGAGCTGAACAACCACTACCGCGACCTGACCCGGGACGGCTTCGACCTGGCGATCCGCTCGGAGGTGGCCAGCGACCAGCGGCTGGTGGCCAGGCCGCTGCTGGCCTGGCACGAGATGACCTGCGCCAGCCCGGCCTACCTGGAACAGTATGGCGAGCCGCTGGCGCCCAGGGACCTGGCCGAGCATCGCTGCCTGCTCAACAGCCATTACAGCGGTCGTGAGGAGTGGCTCTATCACCAGCAGCACGAACTGTTGCGGGTGCGGGTGTCGGGGCCTTTCGCCAGCAATCACTACAACCTGCTGAAAAAGGCTGCGTTGGTGGGGGCGGGGATCGCCCGGCTGCCGTCCTACCTGCTACAGGCGGAACTGGCCGACGGGCGTTTGCGCGGGCTGCTGCGCGACTACCAGACCCGCAGCATGCCGATGTACCTGGTGCACCCGTATCAGGGCGGGCTGCCCAGGCGCACCCAGGTCCTGGCCGATTACCTGATCGGCTGGTTCAAGCGCAGCGGCGAAGCGCTGGATCGCCTGTAA
- a CDS encoding DoxX family protein has product MDTHCTKHHPLSHGVNRLIQLLERIPHSLIAFIARFSIAAVFWKSGQTKVEGLAIDLFSGTFELGMPRLADSTIPLFQSEYRVPLLSPELAAHLAAFAEHLFPLLLLVGFATRFSALALLGMTLTIQLFVYPDAYPTHGTWAAVLLYLMARGPGKLSIDHLIARRYQRP; this is encoded by the coding sequence ATGGACACCCACTGCACCAAGCACCACCCGCTCAGCCACGGGGTGAACCGACTCATCCAACTGCTGGAGCGTATTCCCCACAGCCTGATCGCCTTTATCGCACGCTTCTCCATTGCCGCGGTGTTCTGGAAATCCGGCCAGACCAAGGTCGAGGGCCTGGCCATCGATCTGTTCTCCGGGACGTTCGAGCTCGGCATGCCGCGCCTGGCCGACTCGACCATTCCCTTGTTCCAGAGCGAGTACCGGGTACCGCTGCTTTCCCCCGAACTGGCCGCGCACCTGGCGGCATTCGCCGAGCATCTGTTCCCGCTGCTGCTCCTGGTCGGTTTCGCCACGCGCTTCTCGGCCCTGGCGCTGCTGGGCATGACCCTGACCATCCAGCTGTTCGTCTACCCTGACGCCTACCCGACCCACGGCACCTGGGCGGCGGTCCTGCTGTACCTGATGGCCCGCGGCCCCGGCAAGCTCTCCATCGACCACCTGATCGCCCGCCGCTACCAGCGGCCTTGA
- a CDS encoding HvfC/BufC N-terminal domain-containing protein: MNTQASFASALLDPEQPCPAGLYCGNGADPASRFAVYRNNVQSSLIGALADAYPVVAQLVGDEFFRAMAALYVRRFPPTSAVLSDYSHDFADFIGGFPPAAGLPYLADVARLERLRVTAYHAADACPVQPQQIAAAMAEPATLGQLRLELHPSLGLLESAHPVVALWAAHQGDGDWQAIDLQQGQNALVLRHDLEVEVFAIDAGGARFIHALRHSQPLQVAVANALAADPAFEPSQALALLIGRGAITRLSHHSEV; this comes from the coding sequence ATGAACACACAAGCCAGCTTCGCCAGCGCCCTGCTCGATCCCGAGCAACCCTGCCCGGCGGGCCTGTACTGCGGCAACGGCGCCGACCCGGCCAGCCGCTTCGCGGTGTACCGCAACAATGTGCAGAGCTCGTTGATCGGCGCCCTGGCCGATGCCTACCCGGTGGTGGCGCAACTGGTGGGCGATGAGTTCTTCCGGGCCATGGCCGCGCTCTACGTCAGGCGCTTCCCGCCCACCAGCGCCGTGCTCAGCGACTATAGCCATGACTTCGCCGATTTCATCGGCGGCTTCCCTCCCGCCGCCGGCCTGCCTTACCTGGCCGATGTCGCGCGCCTGGAACGCCTGCGGGTCACCGCCTATCACGCCGCCGACGCCTGCCCGGTTCAACCGCAGCAGATCGCCGCGGCCATGGCCGAGCCTGCAACCCTGGGGCAATTGCGCCTGGAGCTGCACCCTTCGCTCGGCCTGCTGGAATCGGCGCACCCGGTGGTCGCCTTATGGGCCGCCCACCAGGGCGATGGCGACTGGCAGGCGATCGACCTGCAGCAAGGGCAAAACGCCCTGGTACTGCGTCACGACCTGGAGGTCGAGGTGTTCGCCATCGACGCCGGGGGCGCCCGCTTCATCCACGCCCTGCGCCACTCACAGCCGCTGCAGGTTGCCGTGGCCAATGCCTTGGCGGCCGATCCGGCATTCGAGCCGAGCCAGGCCCTGGCGCTGTTGATCGGCCGCGGCGCCATCACTCGCCTGTCCCACCATTCCGAGGTTTGA
- the bufB gene encoding MNIO family bufferin maturase codes for MAVPLPLHPATQAPLSSLPQRAGLGLKTEHFRQVLREQPDIGFFEVHAENYMVAGGPFHHYLGLIREQYPLSLHGVGLSIGAEGPLDQQHLKRLAVLIERYQPQSFSEHLAWSSHGPVFLNDLLPLAYDRPTLDRVCEHIDQVQSTLRRPMLLENPATYLEFRQSSMDEAEFIREVIGRTGCGLLLDVNNVYVSCINHRRDPLAYIDALPLHAVGEIHLAGFAEDSDSLGERLLIDDHGAPIDNAVWALYLRLLERIGPTATLIERDNQVPAFSVLHTEVRQADELLQCARRLA; via the coding sequence ATGGCCGTACCACTCCCCCTCCATCCCGCCACTCAGGCGCCCCTCTCCAGCTTGCCGCAACGCGCCGGGCTGGGGCTCAAGACCGAACACTTTCGCCAGGTCCTGAGGGAACAGCCCGATATCGGTTTTTTTGAAGTCCATGCGGAAAACTACATGGTCGCCGGCGGGCCGTTCCATCACTACCTGGGGCTGATCCGCGAGCAGTACCCGCTGTCGCTGCACGGCGTCGGCCTGTCGATCGGCGCCGAAGGTCCGCTGGACCAACAGCACCTCAAACGCCTGGCGGTGCTGATCGAGCGTTATCAACCCCAGTCCTTTTCCGAACACCTGGCCTGGTCCAGCCATGGCCCGGTGTTTCTCAATGACCTGCTGCCCCTGGCCTATGACCGCCCGACCCTGGACCGCGTCTGCGAACACATCGACCAGGTACAGAGCACATTGCGCCGCCCCATGCTGCTGGAGAACCCGGCGACCTACCTGGAGTTTCGCCAGTCGAGCATGGACGAGGCCGAGTTCATCCGCGAAGTGATAGGCCGCACCGGCTGCGGCCTGTTGCTGGACGTGAACAATGTCTACGTGTCGTGCATCAACCACCGGCGCGATCCGCTGGCCTACATCGATGCCCTGCCGTTGCACGCGGTGGGCGAGATCCACCTGGCCGGCTTTGCCGAAGACAGCGACAGCCTGGGCGAGCGCTTGCTGATCGACGATCACGGCGCGCCGATCGATAACGCCGTGTGGGCGCTGTACTTGCGGCTGCTGGAGCGGATCGGGCCGACCGCGACCCTGATCGAGCGCGACAACCAGGTGCCGGCGTTCTCCGTGCTGCATACCGAGGTGCGCCAGGCGGATGAGCTGCTGCAATGCGCCAGGAGGCTGGCATGA
- a CDS encoding BufA1 family periplasmic bufferin-type metallophore, which yields MTATTRTLSAAALALALGSALSMAALPTTAQAADDMEKCFGVAMKGKNDCAAGAGTTCAGTAKVDHQANAWKLVPKGTCEKTASSTSPTGFGQLQAYKAKS from the coding sequence ATGACCGCTACCACTCGCACCCTGTCCGCCGCCGCCCTGGCCCTGGCCCTCGGTTCTGCCTTGAGCATGGCCGCGCTGCCGACCACCGCCCAGGCCGCCGACGACATGGAGAAATGCTTTGGCGTCGCCATGAAAGGCAAGAACGATTGCGCGGCAGGCGCGGGCACCACCTGTGCCGGCACCGCCAAAGTCGACCACCAGGCCAACGCCTGGAAACTGGTTCCTAAAGGCACCTGCGAGAAAACCGCCAGCAGCACCTCGCCTACCGGTTTCGGCCAGCTCCAGGCCTACAAAGCCAAGTCGTAA